The nucleotide window GACAGTTTTATCTATGTTATTAGTTTATTCTTCCATAACGTAAAACTATATGTTAATAAAAATGTGCATATGTTTATTTTTTGCTATTTAGTTGTTTGATTTGTTTATTACTTCTTATTAATAAGTAACATATATTTTTATACATAATTGATTATTTTTTAAGCATCAAATGAAGCTGACATGCTCCCTGTTGTTTATCACACTGCAATGTCAGTAATGTCTTCATAAGCCACATGAGGATACCTCCATGAAGAAGCGTTTTTCCGACTAACAGATCATCAGTATTCTCCGCGAGGCTGAAGCCGGAGTTTCTGCCCGTGAGCTCTGCCGTAAGCACGCCATTTCTGACGCCACGTTTAATACCTGGTGTAAGAAGTATGGCGGAATGGAGGTGCCTGAGGTTAAGCACCTGAAGTCGCCTGAGGAAGAGAACGCCAGACTCTGGAAGCTGCTTGCCGAGGCCATACTGGATAAGGAGGCGCTCAGGTGGCTCTTGGGCGAAAGTACTGACGACAGACCAGAAGCGCGAAGCCGTGGTGTTGATGTGTGATACGGCCGGTCTGTCGCAACGTCGTGCCTGCAGACTCACAGGTTTGTCCCTGTCGACCTGCCGCTATGACGCTCAGCGTCCAGCTGCTGATGCCCATTTATCAGGGCACATCACTGAACTGGCACTGGAGCGCAGGCGTTTTGGCTACCGTCGCATAAGGCAGTTACTGCGCCGAGAAGGGCTGGCAATAGAACGTCTGCCGCTGCTCCGCCCGGCGGCGCCCAACATGACCTGGTCGAAGGATTTCGTCATGGATGCGCTGGCTACAGTTCGCAGGATCAAGTGCCTTACCTGCGTCGATGACCTTACAAAGGAATGTCTGACGGTCACTGTTGCCTTGGGGATTTCAGGCGTGCAGGTCACGCATATTCTGGACAGCATTTCGCTGTTTCGCGGCTATCCGGCTACGATAAGAACCGATCAGGGCCCGGAGTT belongs to Kosakonia sp. SMBL-WEM22 and includes:
- a CDS encoding integrase core domain-containing protein (programmed frameshift), with the translated sequence MISILREAEAGVSARELCRKHAISDATFNTWCKKYGGMEVPEVKHLKSPEEENARLWKLLAEAILDKEALRWLLGEKVLTTDQKREAVVLMCDTAGLSQRRACRLTGLSLSTCRYDAQRPAADAHLSGHITELALERRRFGYRRIRQLLRREGLAIERLPLLRPAAPNMTWSKDFVMDALATVRRIKCLTCVDDLTKECLTVTVALGISGVQVTHILDSISLFRGYPATIRTDQGPEFTCRALDQWTFEQGVEWRLIQPGKPTQNGFIESFNGRFRDESLNEHWFSDILHARKTINDWRQDYNECRPHSSLDYQKPAEFATDWRNRKYEEKPTDITN